One stretch of Malus domestica chromosome 14, GDT2T_hap1 DNA includes these proteins:
- the LOC103430956 gene encoding heat shock 70 kDa protein 4-like, with amino-acid sequence MAEGHAIGIDLGTTYSCVAVWQDDHAEIIANDHGNRTTRSYVTFTESKRLVGDEAFNQVGRFPANSIFDAKRLIGRKFSEDSVQKDKKLWPFKVIEGPADKPMIAVNHRGEEKKFFAEDISSMVLAKMREIAESYLCSKISEKNAVITVPSYFNDSQRQATIEAGKLAGLKVLRILNEPTAAAVAYGIDKKAGWFNKRNVIIFDWGGGTLDVSLLTIGHGAFDVKSTAGDTHLGGEDLDNRMVNYCVEEFKRKQNVDICGDAKALRKAKTACEKAKKALSFSFDTDIEIDSWYKGEDFHTNFTRDLFEEMNMDIFNKCMEPVKKCLEDAKMDISNVDDVVLVGGSSRIPKVQEMLQQVFKGKELCKSINPDEAVAYGAAVQAAVLSGNIAGKLRDFSLSDVIPMSLGIEVDEEEDMSVVIPRNTKIPIKNNKIFVSAHDNQTAISFRVFEGECEFTKGNNYLGGFTILDIPPARKGAVKADVCFSIDANGVLTVSAEILCTGQKNAITIHSDR; translated from the exons ATGGCAGAAGGCCATGCCATCGGGATTGATCTGGGGACAACATATTCTTGTGTAGCAGTGTGGCAGGACGATCATGCGGAAATCATAGCGAACGACCACGGTAACAGGACGACTCGATCATATGTTACATTCACTGAAAGTAAGAGGTTGGTAGGTGATGAAGCTTTTAACCAAGTCGGGAGATTCCCCGCCAACTCAATCTTTG ATGCAAAGCGGCTAATTGGTAGGAAGTTCAGCGAGGACTCTGTTCAAAAAGATAAGAAGCTTTGGCCATTCAAGGTCATAGAAGGTCCTGCTGACAAGCCAATGATTGCGGTTAACCACAGGGGTGAAGAGAAAAAATTTTTTGCTGAAGATATCTCATCCATGGTTCTAGCAAAGATGCGGGAGATTGCCGAGTCCTACCTCTGCTCAAAGATAAGTGAAAAAAATGCAGTTATCACCGTCCCCTCTTACTTCAACGATTCGCAGCGTCAGGCTACAATAGAGGCTGGTAAATTGGCCGGCTTAAAGGTGTTGCGCATTCTCAATGAACCAACTGCTGCAGCCGTCGCTTATGGCATTGACAAGAAAGCCGGTTGGTTTAATAAGAGAAATGTGATTATATTTGATTGGGGTGGCGGTACTTTAGACGTGTCACTGCTTACCATAGGTCATGGCGCTTTTGATGTGAAGTCCACTGCTGGAGACACTCACCTTGGAGGTGAAGACTTGGACAACAGAATGGTGAATTACTGTGTCGAGGAATTCAAGAGAAAGCAAAACGTGGACATTTGTGGAGACGCCAAAGCTCTTCGGAAGGCCAAAACTGCCTGTGAGAAGGCAAAGAAGgcactttctttttcctttgacACTGATATTGAAATCGATTCTTGGTATAAGGGTGAAGATTTTCACACAAACTTTACCCGTGACCTATTTGAAGAAATGAACATGGATATCTTCAACAAGTGCATGGAGCCTGTGAAAAAGTGTTTGGAAGATGCCAAAATGGATATAAGCAATGTTGATGACGTTGTTCTTGTTGGAGGATCTTCTAGAATTCCCAAGGTGCAAGAGATGTTACAGCAGGTTTTCAAGGGAAAGGAGCTGTGTAAGAGCATAAATCCGGATGAGGCCGTGGCTTATGGAGCCGCTGTTCAAGCTGCAGTCTTGAGTGGAAATATAGCTGGGAAGCTTCGAGACTTCTCACTGTCGGATGTCATCCCTATGTCACTTGGAATTGAAgtggatgaagaagaagacatgagTGTTGTGATTCCAAGAAACACCAAAATTCCCATTAAGAATAACAAAATTTTCGTTTCTGCTCATGACAACCAAACTGCTATCTCCTTCCGAGTGTTTGAGGGTGAGTGTGAATTCACCAAAGGTAATAATTATTTGGGTGGATTTACCATCCTTGACATTCCTCCAGCTCGTAAGGGAGCTGTTAAAGCAGatgtttgtttttctattgatgcaAATGGTGTCCTGACTGTTTCCGCTGAGATCTTGTGCACCGGCCAAAAAAATGCGATCACAATCCACAGTGACAG GTGA